In Leishmania major strain Friedlin complete genome, chromosome 19, the following proteins share a genomic window:
- a CDS encoding putative phenylalanyl-tRNA synthetase, with protein sequence MPTLAVAKDYICRLIGKSYTDEEFSDLCFQFGLELDDITSEKEMFMREQGKSAKANVAPAEAPAHLSEEKLYKIDTPANRHDLLTAEGMACALRVFMGTMPLPNYRVLNRASPLYRMSVEKSVKNVRDYVVCAVLRNIHFNERSYNSFIDYQERLHAGLARRRTLASVGTHDLDKVNTTDFIFACRPRETVRFVPLRQTRELNCAGDGLAQYYAEDRHIGKYVPLISSFPTYPVVYDGTGQNVLSLPPIINSHYSAISVDTRNIFIECTAPDHYKAQVLVNQLVCAFSVYCEDPFTVEAVQVNYEEPTPDGTRSLVTPTMETKEMTMNIERLNSIIGIKMKSGAECAQLLKMMMYTIKETTESEVTVTVPPMRTDVIGVADVMEDVAIAYGYDNITYVECKTHGPVTQTPLSKVAQLLRTEMACAGYTELLTLSLCSRADAFESLGRVDNDVAAHIANPQTMEFQVCRPSLLPGILKTLATNKSKPLPQRFFECADVVLLDNERNFPPVLELKTDYASCGARNQRHLAAAHCNGSSSGFESIHGLTELALLKLGVPSKAAIADDYEGDYYTLEKGEDGAFFPGRAMDIILHRAGQAVRIGHLGVIHPNTLKAYDIPSPCSYMELNIQFLCVPL encoded by the coding sequence ATGCCGACGTTGGCCGTGGCGAAGGACTACATCTGCCGGCTGATCGGTAAGTCCTACACGGACGAGGAGTTCAGCGACCTGTGTTTCCAGTTCGGGCTGGAGCTCGATGACATTACGAGTGAGAAAGAAATGTTCATGCGGGAGCAGGGCAAGAGCGCGAAGGCGAACGTGGCTCCGGCGGAGGCCCCGGCGCACCTTTCGGAGGAGAAGCTCTACAAAATCGACACCCCGGCAAACCGTCACGACCTTCTCACGGCGGAGGGCATGGCCTGTGCGCTGAGGGTGTTCATGGGGACCATGCCGCTCCCAAACTACCGCGTCCTCAACCGCGCCAGCCCGCTCTACCGCATGTCCGTGGAGAAAAGTGTGAAGAACGTGCGCGACTACGTTGTGTGCGCTGTCCTGCGCAACATCCACTTCAACGAGCGCAGTTACAACAGCTTCATCGACTACCAGGAGAGGCTCCACGCCGGGTTggcccgccgccgcacgctgGCCTCGGTTGGCACCCACGACCTAGACAAGGTGAACACGACGGACTTTATCTTCGCCTGCCGCCCGCGCGAGACCGTCCGGttcgtgccgctgcggcagacaAGGGAGCTGAACTGCGCAGGCGACGGCCTCGCGCAGTACTACGCCGAGGACCGCCACATCGGCAAGTATGTACCGCTGATCTCCTCCTTTCCGACCTACCCGGTTGTGTACGACGGTACCGGCCAGAACGTGCTCTCGTTGCCGCCGATCATCAACTCGCACTACTCGGCCATCTCAGTGGACACCAGGAATATCTTCATTGAGTGCACGGCCCCGGACCACTACAAGGCGCAGGTGCTGGTGAACCAGCTCGTGTGTGCCTTCTCGGTCTACTGCGAGGATCCCTTCAcagtggaggcggtgcaggtgaACTATGAGGAGCCGACGCCGGACGGGACAAGGTCGCTTGTGACGCCAACGATGGAGACGAAGGAGATGACAATGAACATCGAACGCCTCAACTCGATCATCGGCATCAAAATGAAAAGTGGTGCTGagtgcgcgcagctgctgaagatGATGATGTACACGATCAAGGAGACAACGGAGAGTGAGgtgacggtgacggtgccgccgaTGCGCACGGACGTCATTGGCGTCGCGGACGTGATGGAGGATGTCGCCATCGCGTATGGCTACGACAACATCACCTACGTGGAGTGCAAGACCCATGGCCCTGTGACGCAGACGCCGCTGAGcaaggtggcgcagctgctgcgcactgaGATGGCCTGCGCAGGCTACACGGAGCTGCTGACGCTGTCGCTCTGCTCGCGCGCCGATGCGTTCGAGAGCCTCGGCCGCGTGGACAACGACGTTGCGGCGCACATCGCCAACCCGCAGACGATGGAGTTCCAGGTGTGCCGGCCATCGCTGCTCCCCGGTATTCTGAAGACGCTCGCGACGAACAAGTCGAAgcctctgccgcagcgcttctTCGAGTGCGCGGACGTCGTCCTGCTGGATAACGAGCGGAACTTCCCACCGGTGCTGGAGCTAAAGACGGACTACGCGTCCTGCGGTGCCCGCAACCAGAGacacctcgccgccgcgcactgCAACGGCAGCTCTAGCGGATTTGAGAGCATTCACGGCCTCACCGAGCTTGCCCTACTTAAGCTTGGCGTCCCGTCGAAAGCGGCGATAGCAGACGACTACGAGGGCGACTACTACACactggagaagggcgaggacggcgccTTCTTTCCTGGCCGCGCTATGGACATCATTCTTCACCGCGCTGGTCAGGCAGTGCGCATCGGGCACCTCGGCGTCATCCACCCGAACACGCTCAAGGCGTACGACATTCCGAGCCCGTGCTCGTACATGGAGCTCAACATCCAGTTCCTGTGCGTCCCTCTATAA